From Paenibacillus sp. V4I7, one genomic window encodes:
- a CDS encoding dihydrodipicolinate synthase family protein: MKDVNIPNGVWPTMLTPFTNSNEVDYGALGQLVEWYIAQGVHGLFAVCQSSEMFYLSLEERVGIARFVKEKAAGRVPVIASGHISDGFDEQVEELQCMADTGVDAVVLVSNRFAGPEESDEVWLNRAMQLLDRVPNVLFGIYECPYPYKRLMTPKLLKWCADTGRFGFLKDTSCDLTHIAEKIDAVKGSPLKIFNANSATLLESLRLGAAGFSGVMANFHPDLYVRLTECWDLETYTAEMIQSFVGPASLIELQMYPVNAKYHLQKIGLPLAMHCRTRESSAFRENQRFEVEQLDTLYYLFKKQFMTKQNVNV; encoded by the coding sequence ATGAAGGATGTAAACATTCCGAATGGGGTTTGGCCAACGATGCTGACCCCGTTCACGAATTCCAACGAAGTGGACTATGGCGCATTAGGGCAGCTAGTGGAATGGTATATTGCCCAAGGCGTTCACGGGCTTTTCGCAGTCTGCCAATCGAGTGAAATGTTTTACTTGTCTTTGGAGGAGAGGGTAGGGATCGCGCGGTTCGTTAAGGAAAAGGCTGCTGGCCGTGTGCCTGTGATTGCTTCTGGTCATATATCAGACGGATTCGATGAACAGGTGGAAGAGCTTCAGTGCATGGCTGATACGGGAGTTGATGCGGTCGTGTTGGTCAGCAACCGGTTTGCCGGACCGGAAGAGTCGGACGAGGTGTGGTTGAACCGTGCCATGCAGCTGCTGGATCGAGTGCCGAATGTACTTTTTGGTATTTACGAATGCCCATATCCTTACAAAAGGCTGATGACCCCAAAACTGCTCAAATGGTGCGCGGATACGGGCAGGTTTGGGTTTCTTAAGGACACGAGCTGCGATCTTACGCATATTGCCGAGAAGATCGATGCGGTGAAAGGGAGTCCATTGAAAATATTCAATGCGAATTCCGCAACATTGCTCGAATCGTTACGTTTGGGCGCGGCCGGCTTCAGCGGCGTGATGGCCAATTTTCACCCCGATCTGTATGTGCGTCTTACGGAGTGCTGGGATTTAGAGACATATACAGCAGAAATGATTCAATCGTTTGTCGGACCTGCGTCCTTAATCGAACTGCAGATGTATCCCGTCAATGCAAAATATCATTTGCAAAAAATAGGTCTACCCCTAGCGATGCACTGCCGTACCAGAGAATCTAGTGCTTTCAGAGAAAATCAAAGGTTTGAAGTGGAGCAGCTCGATACACTGTATTATCTATTCAAGAAGCAGTTTATGACAAAACAAAATGTAAACGTTTGA
- a CDS encoding SGNH/GDSL hydrolase family protein, whose product MPFKAKDKIVFIGDSITDKGRKKDPLKLGSGYVRLLHDYLTAVYPELSLKIINEGVSGNRVIDLERRWRIDVLDHQPQWISISIGINDVWRQLDSPDAEQVYPDKFEAVYRSLLDQTKQLPNCRAILMQPTVIKEYPDSTGTQLLKPYVDIVNRLTEEYSGILVPTHEAFIDFLQCETGQDLTTDGVHMNTLGDMLMATTWLKAVTGTPNKD is encoded by the coding sequence GTGCCGTTTAAAGCTAAGGACAAAATCGTATTTATTGGTGACAGTATAACAGACAAAGGAAGAAAAAAGGACCCCTTGAAGCTGGGCTCGGGATATGTACGGCTGCTGCATGATTATCTCACTGCGGTATACCCGGAGCTGTCTTTGAAAATAATCAACGAAGGTGTATCCGGAAACCGCGTTATTGATTTGGAGAGAAGATGGAGAATCGACGTACTGGATCACCAACCGCAGTGGATTTCGATTTCTATCGGCATCAATGACGTATGGCGGCAATTGGATTCGCCGGATGCGGAACAAGTGTATCCCGACAAGTTCGAAGCGGTGTATCGCAGCTTGCTGGATCAAACGAAACAATTACCCAATTGTCGTGCGATTCTCATGCAGCCTACGGTGATCAAGGAGTATCCTGATTCAACAGGGACCCAGTTACTGAAGCCTTACGTGGACATTGTTAACCGTCTGACGGAAGAATATAGTGGCATCCTTGTGCCGACGCATGAAGCATTCATCGATTTCTTACAGTGTGAAACAGGTCAGGATTTAACAACCGACGGCGTACACATGAATACGCTTGGAGATATGCTGATGGCCACAACTTGGCTGAAGGCGGTTACAGGTACCCCCAACAAAGATTAG
- a CDS encoding glycoside hydrolase family 78 protein, which translates to MKVSELKTEYIENPLGIVTTVPRLSWIMESEENGQVQSAYHVLVASRPELLNENKGDLWDSGKVQSDQSIHVSYEGTPLESKRVYYWQVRVWDKRDIVSEWSRSAHWSMGILNQDEWQARWIGRTKPQNTELLPSPYMRKTFRIEKPVRQAFIYASALGLYELHINGERVGRDYFAPGWTDYNIRVQVQTYDVTSYLSTGSMALGAIIGTGWYAGHVGMFGPNRYGDNPYLLLELHIEYEDGSNQIVVTDESWKAFAGPILYSDLLKGESFDARLEPKGWSLPGFDDDTWETPVVLERYVGVLTAQVDPPVQVMKELLPISMKKTPRGSYLFDMGQNMVGWVRLQIEDGQEGQEVTVSCAEMLNDDNTLYTINLREAVQQEIYILRGEREECLEPHFTFHGFRYVEVMGLTNSPTLQTVIGRVVHSATPQTGWLETSDVMLNKLLSNIEWGQRGNFLSVPTDCPQRDERLGWTGDAQIFARTASFNMDVGRFFNKYMIDVIDAQRPSGAFPDVAPDSGWEEFKHNHTELNWHAPDNGGWGDAGVVIPWTVYQVYGDHRNLEECYPAMVRWVEYLEANTVNLIRPGYSNYGDWLSIHADTPKDVLDTAYFAYSTLLLSKSAKALGKEEDTRKYADLFERIKQAFSEAFVDEAGRIKGDTQTVYVLALKMNLLTEEQRNHAVRYLAGNIQLHGNHLTTGFLGVGYLLPALTEGGREDLAYTLLNQGTFPSWLYSIKHGATTIWERWDAWTETNGFQNPGMNSFNHYSLGSVGEWMYQNIMGINTDEDSPGYKHIVIHPRPGGGLDFAKGEFHSVYGRIRVEWKLERSLFVLKVQIPVNTTATIYVPGAVMNEDGHVTEGVHYVGTENNKSVYSAGSGSYTFISRWTDVGLSLGAETSVTHEIGA; encoded by the coding sequence ATGAAAGTTTCTGAGCTAAAAACGGAATACATCGAGAATCCGTTAGGCATTGTTACGACCGTTCCCCGCTTAAGCTGGATTATGGAATCGGAAGAAAACGGTCAGGTCCAGTCGGCCTATCACGTATTGGTAGCATCTCGTCCTGAACTGTTGAATGAGAATAAGGGCGATCTATGGGACAGCGGAAAGGTTCAGTCCGACCAATCAATCCATGTCTCTTATGAGGGAACACCTCTAGAATCAAAACGGGTTTATTATTGGCAGGTCAGGGTTTGGGATAAACGAGATATAGTGTCTGAGTGGAGCAGGTCAGCTCATTGGTCGATGGGCATTCTAAACCAAGACGAATGGCAAGCACGCTGGATTGGCAGAACAAAACCTCAGAACACGGAGCTTTTGCCATCTCCCTATATGAGGAAAACATTTCGAATCGAAAAGCCGGTCCGCCAGGCTTTCATTTATGCTAGTGCATTAGGGTTGTACGAACTGCACATCAACGGTGAAAGGGTAGGCAGAGATTATTTTGCCCCTGGATGGACAGATTACAACATCAGGGTACAGGTTCAGACCTATGATGTAACGTCGTATCTGAGTACCGGAAGTATGGCTTTAGGAGCGATCATAGGCACAGGATGGTATGCTGGTCACGTGGGTATGTTCGGTCCGAACAGATACGGAGACAATCCTTATTTGCTCCTTGAGCTGCATATCGAATATGAGGACGGTTCCAATCAAATTGTAGTGACCGACGAATCATGGAAAGCGTTTGCGGGACCAATCCTGTACTCGGATTTACTAAAAGGCGAAAGTTTTGATGCCCGTCTGGAACCGAAAGGATGGAGCTTGCCGGGCTTTGACGATGACACTTGGGAGACGCCTGTTGTTTTGGAACGCTACGTTGGGGTCTTGACCGCACAAGTAGATCCTCCTGTTCAAGTCATGAAGGAACTGCTGCCGATCAGCATGAAAAAAACACCTCGTGGCTCTTACTTATTTGACATGGGACAAAATATGGTTGGCTGGGTTCGTCTTCAAATTGAAGACGGGCAAGAAGGTCAAGAAGTTACCGTCAGCTGTGCGGAAATGTTGAATGACGACAATACGTTATACACCATAAATCTTCGTGAAGCTGTTCAGCAGGAGATATACATCTTAAGAGGTGAAAGGGAGGAATGTCTGGAACCTCACTTTACTTTTCACGGATTCCGGTATGTAGAAGTAATGGGATTGACGAATTCCCCCACACTGCAAACGGTCATTGGTAGAGTTGTTCATTCGGCAACGCCGCAAACGGGTTGGTTAGAAACATCCGACGTCATGCTGAATAAGCTTCTAAGCAATATCGAGTGGGGACAACGCGGCAATTTTCTCAGCGTTCCGACGGATTGTCCGCAGCGTGATGAACGGCTAGGTTGGACGGGAGATGCGCAAATTTTTGCTCGTACGGCCAGTTTTAATATGGATGTCGGACGCTTTTTCAATAAGTATATGATCGATGTGATCGATGCCCAGCGTCCCTCCGGAGCTTTTCCCGATGTGGCGCCGGATTCCGGCTGGGAAGAGTTTAAGCATAATCATACGGAATTGAACTGGCATGCTCCTGACAATGGTGGATGGGGTGATGCGGGGGTTGTTATTCCTTGGACCGTTTACCAGGTGTATGGCGATCATAGAAATTTGGAAGAATGCTATCCGGCGATGGTCAGATGGGTGGAGTATTTAGAAGCGAACACGGTGAACTTGATCCGACCGGGTTACTCGAATTATGGTGATTGGCTCTCCATCCACGCGGACACACCAAAAGACGTGCTCGATACCGCTTATTTCGCATACAGCACCTTACTGTTGTCCAAATCTGCGAAAGCGCTAGGCAAGGAAGAAGATACGCGCAAATACGCGGATTTGTTTGAAAGGATCAAACAAGCTTTTTCAGAAGCGTTTGTGGATGAGGCCGGACGAATCAAAGGAGATACGCAGACCGTATACGTACTCGCACTGAAGATGAACCTGCTGACAGAAGAGCAGCGCAACCATGCGGTTCGATATTTGGCGGGAAATATTCAGCTCCACGGCAATCATTTGACGACAGGTTTTCTGGGCGTCGGGTATCTGCTTCCCGCTTTAACCGAAGGAGGGAGAGAAGATCTTGCTTACACCTTGCTTAATCAAGGTACTTTCCCTTCCTGGCTTTATTCCATCAAGCATGGAGCTACGACCATTTGGGAGCGATGGGACGCCTGGACAGAAACAAACGGATTCCAAAATCCGGGTATGAATTCGTTTAATCATTACTCATTGGGTTCAGTCGGCGAGTGGATGTATCAAAATATCATGGGGATCAACACAGACGAAGACAGTCCGGGTTACAAGCATATCGTGATCCATCCCCGTCCGGGAGGCGGGCTCGATTTCGCCAAGGGTGAATTTCATTCCGTATATGGCAGGATCCGAGTAGAGTGGAAACTAGAACGGTCTTTGTTTGTTTTGAAAGTCCAAATTCCTGTGAACACAACTGCCACGATTTATGTGCCGGGTGCCGTCATGAATGAGGATGGGCACGTAACCGAGGGAGTGCATTATGTAGGGACAGAAAACAACAAGTCCGTTTACAGCGCCGGTTCAGGAAGTTACA